In the Verrucomicrobiia bacterium genome, one interval contains:
- a CDS encoding replication-associated recombination protein A — protein sequence MQQQPLAERLRPTTLTDVIGQRQLLGSGEILQRIVRDKLPVNLILWGPPGSGKTTLARIIAKETGADFIELSAVTAGKADVTKVVERAKLNWNLRQRTILFVDEIHRFNKAQQDAFLPHVESGLITLIGATTENPSFEIITPLLSRSRVLVLEPLSKDDLIAIIKRALKIEKASKRITPKAIDYLAELAGGDARIALGNLELALQLGEKITPEIVKTAAQKRIPGYDKKGEMHYNVISAFIKSLRGSNVDASLYYLARMIQAGEDPKFIARRMIIFASEDIGLAGNGALGLAVAAFQAVERIGMPEAQYVLFHTATALAKSKKSRATTSAMSRALELAKQFPDAQVPLHLRNAPTKLMKDLGYNKGYKWEADFQHEKGFLPEELKNAVIFDNREPV from the coding sequence ATGCAACAGCAACCGCTGGCAGAACGCCTTCGCCCCACCACTCTTACTGACGTCATTGGTCAACGCCAGTTGCTTGGTAGTGGCGAAATTTTGCAGCGGATTGTGCGCGATAAATTACCGGTTAACTTAATTTTGTGGGGGCCGCCGGGTAGTGGAAAAACCACCTTAGCACGAATCATCGCCAAAGAGACCGGTGCAGATTTCATTGAACTCAGTGCCGTCACCGCTGGCAAGGCCGATGTCACAAAAGTAGTTGAACGCGCCAAGCTTAATTGGAACCTACGCCAGCGAACAATTTTATTCGTTGATGAAATTCATCGCTTTAATAAGGCCCAGCAGGACGCCTTTTTGCCCCACGTTGAAAGCGGGCTTATTACCCTGATTGGCGCCACCACTGAAAATCCTAGCTTTGAAATTATTACTCCGCTACTAAGTCGCAGCCGCGTACTGGTGCTTGAGCCGTTATCTAAGGATGACCTCATCGCCATTATTAAACGAGCCCTAAAGATTGAAAAGGCCAGCAAGCGTATCACCCCAAAAGCCATTGATTATCTGGCCGAACTAGCCGGCGGTGACGCCCGGATCGCCCTTGGCAACCTGGAACTCGCGCTGCAGCTAGGTGAAAAAATTACGCCTGAAATTGTTAAAACAGCCGCCCAAAAACGGATTCCCGGTTACGACAAAAAAGGCGAGATGCACTACAACGTTATTAGTGCCTTTATCAAAAGCTTGCGCGGCAGCAATGTTGACGCCAGCCTTTATTATCTTGCCCGCATGATCCAGGCCGGCGAAGACCCGAAGTTTATTGCCCGGCGAATGATTATTTTCGCCTCCGAAGATATTGGCCTGGCTGGCAATGGTGCGCTGGGCCTGGCAGTGGCAGCTTTTCAGGCAGTTGAGCGAATTGGTATGCCTGAAGCTCAGTATGTTTTGTTTCACACGGCGACCGCTCTGGCAAAATCTAAAAAATCACGCGCCACTACCAGTGCTATGAGCCGAGCGCTAGAGCTTGCAAAACAGTTCCCGGATGCTCAGGTGCCGCTGCATTTGCGCAATGCCCCCACAAAACTAATGAAAGACCTCGGCTACAATAAAGGTTACAAATGGGAGGCAGATTTTCAGCACGAAAAGGGCTTTTTGCCGGAAGAGCTAAAAAACGCCGTTATTTTTGACAATCGAGAGCCAGTATAA
- a CDS encoding slipin family protein, protein MDALFIWIIIIILALALAGLKIINQYQQGVVLTLGKFSGVRRPGLRVVWPFIQQMIRVDMRSTPIDVPKQEVITRDNVTVNVDAVVYFRVIDSPKAVLETTNYIYATSQFAQAALRDVAGNVDMDDLLGKREQISQEIKQIVDAQTDQWGIDVENVKIQNIELPHDMKRAMAKQAEAERERRAVIITAEGEKAAAMQVAEAAEMLSKVPGGVSIRTLQTLEKIATEPSQKTVFVLPAELMDFAKHFGKK, encoded by the coding sequence ATGGACGCACTATTTATTTGGATAATTATCATAATTTTGGCGCTGGCGCTCGCGGGGCTCAAAATTATTAACCAGTACCAACAGGGTGTGGTGCTGACGCTTGGGAAGTTTTCAGGTGTGCGCCGGCCCGGCCTGCGGGTGGTGTGGCCGTTTATTCAGCAAATGATTCGGGTGGATATGCGCTCGACGCCGATCGATGTACCAAAACAAGAGGTTATTACCCGCGATAACGTGACGGTTAATGTTGACGCTGTGGTGTATTTCCGGGTAATAGACTCCCCAAAAGCGGTGCTTGAAACCACTAATTACATTTATGCCACCAGCCAGTTCGCCCAAGCGGCGCTGCGCGATGTTGCCGGTAACGTTGATATGGACGACCTGCTGGGTAAACGCGAGCAGATTAGTCAGGAAATTAAGCAGATTGTCGATGCCCAAACCGATCAGTGGGGAATTGACGTTGAAAACGTAAAAATCCAGAATATTGAACTGCCGCACGATATGAAACGCGCCATGGCCAAACAAGCCGAAGCCGAACGCGAGCGCCGAGCGGTTATTATTACTGCCGAAGGCGAAAAAGCCGCCGCTATGCAGGTGGCTGAAGCCGCTGAGATGCTTAGCAAAGTGCCAGGCGGTGTAAGCATTCGTACACTCCAAACTTTAGAAAAAATTGCTACCGAACCATCGCAGAAAACCGTTTTTGTGTTGCCGGCAGAGCTGATGGACTTTGCGAAGCATTTTGGTAAGAAATAA